A segment of the Gossypium hirsutum isolate 1008001.06 chromosome D10, Gossypium_hirsutum_v2.1, whole genome shotgun sequence genome:
GTCTcaacatcaatagaacattataaTACATTGACAATTAGCTTTGTCACAACTCAAACACGACATATTTGGACTAATTGCAAGCAATTAATACCATAAGAAAATCAGCCCCAGATGGTTTACACTTCAAAGCGACAAGTAAAAATCGACAAAACAATCAAAGCATTCACCAAGCTAGTGAGGATGAtaacaaaatcatccctaaaatcacttgtaacaTTAAAATTACATGCATAAACAAAACTAAAAAACGTGTTACAAGAACATATAAACgaacttaaatattttaaaaacctaagaattttttaaaaaatataagatacttgtttaaaatttataaatttttctcACATTCTAATCTTTATGGAAAAAAGTATCCagcattttcaaataatttttctaacggtattaaatcaataatttatatatataaatttgtttcCATTTGCCCCTTCAACTATCAATTAAGTCACCTTAATGACCCCACTAAGTAACATTTTGTCTGTCCCTAGATTTGAATCTCTCAACTCTGTAAAGCCACGAATATTCCCCCCAACTACTCAATAAAATCCCCATTCCCTCTAAACTATTTTAATCAGTCCTTTTCCATTTGCTGATTATCACTCAttgcttttcctttttcttcttatattttctttccttttctcactTCCCAAACAAACAAATTAATACTTCATTATCATCGCCCCGTGACGTGGCTTTTTCTATTTTACTGGGGTCCGCACGACTAAAATAAAAGGTGACGCGGTGTTTTTACCAAATAATAAaggtttaattttggttttagtccctctattatgttCAAATTTAGGGTATGatctttctaattttataatattgTTAAGAAGTACAAATTGATAAACGCtgcttgttgttgttgttgttaaagTGAtggcatgaatttttttttaattgttattcAATCTCATATTTCAGCTAACCTTGCTAAACCAATGCTTTATTTATTATCTGAttcttgaattatattctttaaaaaaaatctcttgAACTATACTCGTTTTGTCATATTGGTGCCTAATTTTTTGTCCCGTTTTAATATTTGAACTATTATATTTATCTCATTTTATCTAAAAAATTACTATCATCCAATAAGAATGTGTCGCATGTAATCGTCTTATAGGTAACTTCCTTTTTAGATAagttgaaatggaaatgatagttTAAGTActaatatttgataaaaaattgatatcaaaatgagaaaatgagTATTCTTCAAAGGAAATGGCGGAGCTAAGGGGGGTTGGTAGGGGCCCGAcccctttaaaataaaaattttttcatttaggacctttataatttataaaattttaaattagtaatggtaaaattatactttagtccctaaaaaataataaaattttgatttaatactttaaaatttagtAATGCTCAaggttatataaaaaaaaagatatcatGATTTTAACCCAAGAACTAATAGTGTagatcaaattatgtaaaattaaaaggattaaattttatattttaacataGTAAATcgactaaaacaataattaaacaaaaagaaaCTAATCAATACAGATATTAAATGAAAACAATTAATCGATTTGGATCTACAAAACcctaaaataagagttatattttatattttaacatagtaaagggactaaaataacaattaaaccaataaaaaaaacctaatcaaTCAAAGCACGGATCTCAAATGACAACAATTAATCAATTCTAACACCAGGTTGACGTCCGCTagatatttttttttagtttttgttcCTTCTTTATGTAGCCAATTCCAAGCTTTCCCCCTAATCTTTAATATCACCATTTTTGTGAAGGAGATatatttctctctttctctctctaaaaATCTTCCTTTTCTCTCTCTAGAATCGCTTTGGTCGAAGTTTTCTCCATTTGATCTCTACGCTTctgattatatattttttctcgTAATCGAATCTATAGTTTCTTACTAAATCGaagaatttgttttttttttgagtttttatagattttgtttgaTTTCGAGATGGTTAATTCTAGAAACGGGGAATTTGTTGACGACCGCGTGGATCGAGACGACGACGAATTAATCGGTTCGTCGGACGCATCTTCGTCCATGAACGGCGTCGTTGATACCTTTAGCGTTGGATCTGGAACAACGTCGGGACAGAACGGTGAGGTGAGGAACGAAATCGGACTTACGGAACGGTTAACGGACATATTCGTAGAGGAAAACAATGGAGATTTGTTGCTTCAACAAAGCGATCGAGAAGATAGGGTTCTGCAATGGTTACAAGCTTTGGATATGCAAGTAATCGGCGCTTGTCGAACCGATGAAAGGTTAAAGCCTTTGTTGAAAGTCAATGTTTCGAACGGCGTAGCTGAGGATCGATTGTTAGCTCATTTGAGTCAGGTATTTTGATAGTTTGGAatttcaattgataaaattttccatttatatCGAATTCTATGATGATATTTAGCTCATATTTgtattttgttgttaaaattttcaatttggcTGTCTTGTGTGtgtaatttcatttgttttggaTAAATTTTCAGCATTTTGAGCCATCGGAAGTTGGTATGCTGGCGAGGTGCTTTTGTATACCTTTGGTTTCAATTCGAGTGGGGAAGATTAACAAACAAGGAACCTGTTTTCAGCCTACTGCTGCAAGGTAATTGAACTTTTGATGATATCGGAGTCTTGGATTTATCATAGATTATCCTGCTCTGAATGTCATGTACAGTCCATGGATGCATGTTAGCCTTTTTGTTGCAAATCATTAGCATTTACCTATAGCATATATCACAGAGCCGTATGCTTAATTGTTAACAATTGCCGTAGAGTATTTACATTATGCTTTCTCTAGAAACTAACCTTTCGTGGTAGCCCCCCCTCTTGAGGTTTAGTTTAAATGATTTAGGGAAATTGTCTTTAGTAGGTGATATGCTAATtaagatattaaataaaataaactaattataaattatcataacatatataaatattgatgAAACTAGAAATCAAAGGTGACAATTAAAATAGATAGCCTTGCTTGTTAGCTAGCTaactagaaagaaagaaagaaagaagaatcTCCACATTAGTCCAATCAAAGCCAATTGCTTGGTAGCTAATAGTGCATTACAGTTACGAGTTAGCTTCTTTTCCTCTATTTAGGAACCTTAAATTATCAAGTTAGCTAGCTAATGCTTAGTTTGAAATATTGGAGACCAATTATAGATATTAGCACATTTTCCCTAGATTTTTATCCATAATTCTTATTCATcaatgataccattttgatggtCTCATTCCTTTGATCTTTCATAGCCTTTAAGCATGTAGCATTTTATCAATTTACCTTGGATCACTGCAACAACTCTTTTAGCCCCTTAATGTCTCTGTTTTGGGATTAAGATGGTATTTAATTGACTGCATTATGTTATATGGTAATGCTTTCAGTATTCCATGCAGGCAGCTCGTCTAAAATATACATGATTTAGAATGTTCTGGTTGTCACAGTATGTTACACTTGTTTACTACCTGTAAGTTTGCATGTCATGTATTATCAAGTGATTATATGTGCTGACATTTGCAAGTAACTTATTTCGGTTTTTTTTCTTATATCAACTCTGCTAAATTGGGGATACCAACGCTTTTCTTAATCTTTGAACCGGTCATACCAGCCAAGTATCATTCTACTCTATGTTATATTATTTCTTAATTGTAGCGACTGTCTCTCGTTTTATAATGATTGAGGTATACTAAAggcattatttttttaatttagcctaGTGTTGACTGTTGAGTACATATTGGATTGGTTTTCATGATTTATTTAGATTCCTTCTTCTTATCTGGTTGcattcagcatggttacacattTAGAAGTTAGTCTTTTTATCATGTTTTGGTAACTGTTGTCTGCAAAAATCCTATATCTGAATCATATACTCATTTTTGTTATTACTTTTTGATTTAGCaactaatttaattgatttcACTTGTTGAAACTTGTCCTGTAGTTCCACATTGACCCACTGCATAATTTGAATGGAAGGTGTATATTTAGCGGTTAATAGTCAATAGAAATTGCAGGGttctattttagtttttttgttgGTCATCATGTTAATGCTTCCAAATAAATATATCTTTTGACTTGTAGGTAAAGTGGGCGTATTCTATAATGATCTCTGAATAATGAGGAAATAAAGGTAGTTTCATCTCCTATATTATATAGTTTGCTGCTGCTGTTTTGTGGATATACAAGGTTCACATTCAATGAATCAATAATAAGTAAGATTGGGTGCTAGTGACTTGTATGAATTAAACTTATGTTGCCTTGTCGGTGTCAGTAGTCTTAATTTTGTTGCAATTTTGCTTTTTGAACTGTATGCGTACCCTGTCATTCTTTATTATCTCTTAGTAATTTTGTTGCAATTTTGTTTTTGAACTGTATGTTTACCTGCCATTCTTTATTATGTCGGGTTTTTGTTGCAATTTTGTTTTTGAACTTGTACGTCTATCCTGCCATTCATTTTCTTATTGATTGTTTTGTTTTGTAGTCGTCAACTTGATCAAATTCTTTATAGGGATTTCTCATAACCCCTTATAAGTTTTCATATTTGTTCATGCCTTTGCAAAGGAAGCTTGTAAGATGTGTCATGATATCCTCATGCTTGTTTGAGTCCATTAAATACGTGGGTTGAGTAGTGGCGTCTTATTTTTTGTTTGAGCAAAACCAAATATTAAGTTCTATAGGACTAATGTCATAGCAGATGTTACTTGGTAGTTTCGTGTGTGATATGCCTGAGATAGAACAAACTGAATTTCCCTAGGGTTTTGTCATATTGAATTTCTAATGGTACTTGGTAGTTTCGTGTGTGATATGCCTGAGATAGAACAAACTGAATTTCTCTAGGGTTTTGTCATATTGAATTTCTAACTTAGAGCCGATCCATTTAAAATTCCGCCAGGATTTTTTTGGGATGATTTAAACTGTCAAATCTTACATCTTGGTGCATACCAGTTGTAATGTTAGAGATTTGATAATTATGCTTTTCTCATATTGCTGTTTATATTTTACTTGTAAACGTGTTCTTACTAAATAAAAATGTTTCCTAAATCTTGTTGAATTTCACAGGGGAAATTTGAGTCTCACGCTCTTGCCAACATCGGACTTGCGCCTTTCATTTGTTGGGGATGATGGTCAAACTGAGAGATTGTTTACCTTAAGTGACGAAACTCAATGTGCTGCTGTTTCCGTCAACGAGATCCCAGCAGACAGTTCTGGACGATCTTTCCTTGTGAAATTGCCAGATGGCAAAGATTTTTACTATTGGTGCTCGGAAAGATCAAAGCTCTTGGGGGTTGAATTGCTCTCAAAGGTAGCCAATTTTAAACTCTTTAATACTCTCACTACCAGTTTTGTACAAATTGCTTTGTTTGTCGAGTGATTGCTGTCTAATATTTGTGTTCTTTTTTGCCTTCGATAGATGAAGGATCTAATCAAAAGAAAACCATCTATAGCTGAATTAACTGGAATCAGCGAGTCACGATTAGGCTGTTTTGCAACTCAGCTTCATGCCTATCTCCTAGGATCATCTGTGAATCCGCAAGCTAGTTGTTCTAGTTCACCTTCACCCAGTACCACGCACGATGCTATTGTTGTGCACAATGGGCAATCTTCATCAGCTACATCAAAATCTTTGCGATCCCGACATTCTAGCAGTCAAGCATCCAAGGTGAATGCACTTTATCAAGGTAGCTTAAGTCCAAAATCAAGCTCTTTCAAAGAGGGTTTGATCCGAAACTCATCTTTCCCAAGAAGCACCACCAGGGATAAGTTGCGAAGGCGTGGAGATAATCTTCCATTAGCCGAGAGCCTTACAGTTGCTTTGCCTATTATAAATGATTCTTCTAATTGCAATCAAGCTGGAACCAACAATCTTCTGGACAGCAAGAGTTGCTCGCTCACTCCTAACTTCCTTGAATCACTCGGAAAACTTGCCACTCCACCAACTCCAAGTGGTGTTTCTCAGGTTTCCTCCGTAGGACCTCCTCTATTTTCTCCTTACTATTGTTGGTGTCCCCCAGGATCATCGACACTACAGTGCTCAGCTACTTCCGAACTCCCTGCCTCTACAATCTCATCTTTTAAGCTTCCACCGCTTTCATCAATGTTGCCAACAAATGGTTCTTCCAGCTCGTTGAAACCAACTCTACCTCTTGGTCTTACTGATGTACCATCACTGGATTTTCCAGCTTTCCTCCCGGAACCATTGGTCCGATTACCCTTGGCGAGTTCACAGCAAATTCCAACCTTCACACCTTTGATATGTGATCCAATTGTTCATATTCCAGTCATTGATGTTTGCTCTTCAGGACAAGGTTATTTGGTTAGTGCAGGTCCTACTATTTCATCCTCAATCCCTCCATTACATCCAAACCTCGTAAACCCATTATTACCGGATACAACTGATTCCGTAGTGGAAAAAGGTGCAAGAGAAACTCTCCGGCTACTCATTAGTGGTTCGACACACAGCAACCCTCCATTAATTGATGTATTACCGGCAGTTGACAAAAAAAGTATCCTTGTTACTGGAAGCAGAGGTCTATACAGCGGAACTAGGGACATAAGTGCCCTTGCCAGTGGCATTGCCACCGTGAGTTTCGCTACACTGTCATCCACCTCCATGTCAGATAGCTTTACAAAACATCCCGATTCAAAGCAGGTCGGATCTAGTGACTCGGAAGGAGCTTGTTCAAGCAGTGATGCTAAACTTTTGGACTCGGAAAgaagttaaatagtgaataagtaaataaataaatgcagGCAATAGTATTGTTCCCTCTGtaagtctttttctttttgtagGTTAGACAATGCAAAATGTAGATCAATGTATCTGCAATTTTGtcatattttaaaatgtaattagtCCCTATCCTTCATCCCATTTGGGGATTTGTTGTCTTCCTTTCTGGTATTTTCTATTGTTGGTAGTGAGCTCCTTTATCCTTTTGGTTAGAAAAAAATTgggttctttttcatttttcactatatttatttatttatttatttaaaaatatatatttaagtgaACGTATTAATTTTGAGTGACGttgatttaaaagtttaaattaacattgaaataaaaaagaagaaagggaACATTAATTTATTGATTATGCCAAGATTGATGATCATGTCAAATATGATTTACAAAcactaaaaaattgatttttggtttGATGATATGGTTAATTTTGTATCTTTTAAATCACAATCATTGACTTGAAAAGAATTTTACGATATAATATAATAAGACCTTACATTATTGGTGGATCTTTTACCAATCGAAAAAATCAATAGGGTGAGTTTAAGCGATAGATTTATTAATTAAAGTGAGTTtattaatacttaattttaagATTCCATCCTACATATTAGTGTCAATAAGCTTgaactttataaaataaataatactagGATAgccttaaaaaagaaaaaaggacaaTTGCGCGGTAGAAACATGTTTTCATGAGCATTAAAAGAAGTATAGCTTGGCGCCAAAAAATTCGAAATTCATTATGTGTAATAGCGTACATTTgtcttatataaaattttatctaattaatttaattagttaactTACAAATTCTTAATTCATTTGAATCCTCGATTCCCATCAACCCAGctctattaaaaatattttttattctattattaaattaactgtttttttaattaatttaaaattattcaaaagcAACTTTCTTTAAAATAACAAGCACGCGGAGTTGAAAGATGCAGCAATGATTTTAAAACAGTAAGTCTTCACTCATTCTAGTAAACACTGTAAGTGGGCTTAAGCTCTTTCCATTGTTCActctatttatttacttatttattttttaaatatttaagtgAACGTATTAATTTTGAGTGGcgtttatttaaaagtttaaattaacatttaaaaaaaaaaaaggaacatcGATTTATTGATTATGTCAAGATTGATGATCATTTACATTGAATTGCTTTTAACACTAAAGGGATTGATTTTTAAAGCAATAACTGATTTGGAGGTCATTTGGACAAAAGAAACGTGGTTTGATGATACAGTTAagagtgtttttatttttattttttgtcttttaatCATTTGAAAATAATCTTATGATATCTCATTATAATAAGATCTTATATTATTGGTGTATTTTTTACCAACCGAAAAAATTAATGGGGTAAACTCAAGTCACAGATTCATTGGTTGAAGTGAGTTCGTTCATATTTGATTTAAGATTTCGACCCACAAAGTACACCTATATAATAGTGTTAGTAAGCTTCAactctataaaataaataataataggatAAAATAGGTACATGTTTTCATGAGCATTAAAAAAAGTATAGGTAGCTTTGGCACTAGAAAGGCAGACCAAGTTCGAGATTTACTGTGTGTGATAACTTACATTTATCATTAATTTGGTTAGTTGGCTTTAGTATACAAACGCTTAATCCATTTGTATTGTAATAATTCAATTCTATCTGGTGTTTTTTTTGGACAATTCATCTCTACCgtaacaatttaatatttatgattacttgaatatatatttatatatttatatttacattatacTTTACTTATAACACTTtcaatatatattagaaatagtaactaattttaaattgtaaTAGATTTCGAGATTTGTGATTGATtcttaattagtttaatttgaataagattaattttaaattgattcgaattattttaaatttatttgattttgggttttgattattttaaattttgggatTAAGTTAATTATGGGGACAGATACACATTCTTGTCTGTTCCTAGATTCCCATGGACCAACCATTGCAGctctattaaaaatatttttgaactgataaaaaaatattttttattatattattaagttaaatttaaaaaaaaaattaatttaaaattattcaaatgcaactttctttaaaataataagcaCGCGGAGGTGAAAGATTCAATTTTCTGCTTTCTGTATAAACAAAGCAGCGACGAACGTTAAAACAGTAAGTCCTCACTCATTCTAGTAAACACTCTAAGTGGGCTTGAGCTCTTTCCATTCCTCTTTTGTCATGGATGAAAGGTTGAGAACAGCAGCTCGTACAGGAAATGTTAGTGATCTATACAGTTTAATTGAAATAGATGGAAATGCTTTGAAGCAATTTGACGAGGAGGAGTTCGTCGAAACTCCCTTACACATTGCTGCAGAAGAAGGATATTGCATTAGGTTTGCAATGGAAATGATGAGCTTAAAGCCATCATTTGCTAGCAAGCTAAACAAACAAGGCTTGACCCCACTTCACCTTGCAGTTACAAAAGGGCATACAAGTATGGTTCTAC
Coding sequences within it:
- the LOC107935460 gene encoding uncharacterized protein produces the protein MVNSRNGEFVDDRVDRDDDELIGSSDASSSMNGVVDTFSVGSGTTSGQNGEVRNEIGLTERLTDIFVEENNGDLLLQQSDREDRVLQWLQALDMQVIGACRTDERLKPLLKVNVSNGVAEDRLLAHLSQHFEPSEVGMLARCFCIPLVSIRVGKINKQGTCFQPTAARGNLSLTLLPTSDLRLSFVGDDGQTERLFTLSDETQCAAVSVNEIPADSSGRSFLVKLPDGKDFYYWCSERSKLLGVELLSKMKDLIKRKPSIAELTGISESRLGCFATQLHAYLLGSSVNPQASCSSSPSPSTTHDAIVVHNGQSSSATSKSLRSRHSSSQASKVNALYQGSLSPKSSSFKEGLIRNSSFPRSTTRDKLRRRGDNLPLAESLTVALPIINDSSNCNQAGTNNLLDSKSCSLTPNFLESLGKLATPPTPSGVSQVSSVGPPLFSPYYCWCPPGSSTLQCSATSELPASTISSFKLPPLSSMLPTNGSSSSLKPTLPLGLTDVPSLDFPAFLPEPLVRLPLASSQQIPTFTPLICDPIVHIPVIDVCSSGQGYLVSAGPTISSSIPPLHPNLVNPLLPDTTDSVVEKGARETLRLLISGSTHSNPPLIDVLPAVDKKSILVTGSRGLYSGTRDISALASGIATVSFATLSSTSMSDSFTKHPDSKQVGSSDSEGACSSSDAKLLDSERS